From Burkholderia cenocepacia, the proteins below share one genomic window:
- a CDS encoding DUF305 domain-containing protein, producing the protein MPAFNRSSIRRSAACALLAACASALPAAGQLRPPNPASVPDTSTQAFKRADRKMMEAMESAPYTGDADRDFVSHMAPHHQGAIDMAQVELKYGKDPTLRQLASRIVAAQRDEIALMERWQKEHGKTP; encoded by the coding sequence ATGCCTGCATTCAACCGTTCATCCATACGCCGTTCTGCCGCCTGCGCACTGCTGGCCGCGTGCGCGTCGGCGCTACCCGCGGCCGGACAGTTGCGCCCGCCCAATCCCGCCAGCGTGCCCGACACGTCCACGCAGGCGTTCAAGCGCGCCGACCGAAAAATGATGGAAGCGATGGAGAGTGCGCCGTACACGGGCGACGCCGATCGCGATTTCGTCTCACACATGGCGCCGCATCACCAGGGCGCGATCGACATGGCGCAGGTCGAGCTCAAATACGGCAAGGACCCGACGCTGCGGCAGCTCGCGAGCCGGATCGTCGCCGCGCAGCGCGACGAGATCGCGTTGATGGAGCGCTGGCAGAAGGAGCACGGCAAGACGCCGTGA
- a CDS encoding FRG domain-containing protein, translating to MDGKHETAGCSIDSVADYMAVIGAQRQTMALRLFRGQCNAGWPLVPGIARQRASPDVEARMLEEFTRRALPHLEPGQNLDACDWLALAQQHGMRTRLLDWSGNALAALWFAVRRAGESGGDGVVWCLSHDADDIATAAERRAPLQVTRTKVFRPRHVMPRITAQDGWFTIHCYDAGAERFVPLDEHADFAGRLMRIVVPGARFATIRQELAGVGVSIATIFPDLDGIAQLTDARYFPDDEDTHAPR from the coding sequence ATGGACGGTAAGCACGAGACGGCAGGCTGCTCGATCGACAGCGTGGCCGACTACATGGCCGTGATCGGCGCGCAGCGGCAGACGATGGCGCTGCGGCTCTTTCGCGGCCAGTGCAACGCCGGCTGGCCGCTCGTTCCCGGCATCGCGCGGCAGCGCGCGTCGCCCGACGTCGAGGCGCGGATGCTCGAAGAATTCACGCGGCGCGCGCTGCCGCATCTCGAACCCGGGCAGAACCTCGATGCGTGCGACTGGCTCGCGCTCGCGCAGCAGCACGGGATGCGCACGCGCCTGCTCGACTGGTCCGGCAACGCGCTGGCCGCGCTGTGGTTCGCGGTCCGGCGCGCGGGCGAATCCGGCGGCGACGGCGTGGTGTGGTGCCTGTCGCACGACGCCGACGACATCGCGACCGCCGCCGAACGGCGCGCGCCGCTGCAGGTCACGCGCACCAAGGTATTCCGGCCGCGCCACGTGATGCCGAGGATCACCGCGCAGGACGGCTGGTTCACGATTCACTGTTACGACGCCGGGGCCGAGCGCTTCGTGCCGCTCGACGAGCATGCGGACTTCGCCGGCCGCCTGATGCGCATCGTCGTGCCGGGCGCCCGGTTCGCGACGATCCGGCAGGAACTGGCCGGCGTCGGCGTGAGCATCGCGACGATCTTCCCCGATCTCGACGGCATCGCGCAATTGACCGACGCGCGCTATTTCCCGGACGACGAGGACACACACGCGCCGCGGTAA
- a CDS encoding low affinity iron permease family protein, whose protein sequence is MREPNEPPSERRDTACGPGAGSRPSGHAVTRAFERFASSVTTWAGSPVAFGSAVAITVLWLVSGPVFHYSDAWQLVINTGTTIITFLMVFLLQRNQNRDSVALHLKLDELLAVTRAASDRLIGIEDASEEELRALAQTYVEMAQRAAERGEDEPAGKRAETTDAPPES, encoded by the coding sequence ATGCGCGAACCCAACGAACCACCGAGCGAGCGTCGCGACACGGCGTGCGGGCCCGGTGCCGGTTCCCGGCCGTCCGGGCACGCCGTCACCCGCGCGTTCGAACGGTTTGCATCGAGCGTGACCACCTGGGCCGGCTCGCCGGTGGCGTTCGGCAGCGCGGTCGCGATCACCGTGCTGTGGCTCGTGAGCGGGCCGGTGTTTCATTACTCCGACGCGTGGCAACTCGTGATCAACACCGGCACCACGATCATCACGTTCCTGATGGTGTTCCTGCTGCAGCGCAACCAGAACCGCGACAGCGTGGCGCTGCACCTGAAACTCGACGAACTGCTCGCGGTCACGCGCGCCGCGAGCGACCGGCTGATCGGGATCGAGGATGCGTCGGAGGAGGAATTGCGCGCGTTGGCGCAGACCTACGTCGAGATGGCGCAGCGCGCAGCCGAGCGCGGCGAGGACGAACCGGCCGGCAAGCGCGCGGAAACGACCGACGCGCCGCCCGAATCGTGA
- a CDS encoding BON domain-containing protein: protein MNSRTPSNPLLNLAVAVACGAAAMYFLDPASGRRRRAYLRDKAVAGRHDVADYANTQVKRAADHARGAIAGLRADWLAGDASDVQVAERVRAALGRLVARPRDIDVSVERGNVCLTGQVEEAERQALIDGVAALHGVHHVEDAMGARSEYKASPDGHSH from the coding sequence ATGAACTCCAGAACCCCTTCGAATCCGTTGCTGAATCTTGCGGTGGCCGTCGCTTGCGGGGCCGCCGCGATGTACTTCCTCGATCCGGCGTCCGGCCGGCGCCGACGCGCTTACCTGCGCGACAAGGCGGTTGCGGGCCGGCACGACGTGGCCGATTATGCGAATACGCAGGTGAAGCGGGCGGCCGACCATGCGCGCGGCGCGATCGCCGGCCTGCGGGCGGACTGGCTCGCGGGCGATGCGAGCGACGTGCAGGTGGCCGAGCGCGTGCGTGCGGCGCTTGGCCGGCTCGTCGCCCGTCCGCGCGACATCGACGTGAGCGTCGAGCGCGGCAACGTGTGCCTGACCGGACAGGTCGAGGAAGCCGAACGTCAGGCGCTGATCGACGGCGTCGCCGCGCTGCATGGCGTGCATCACGTCGAGGACGCGATGGGCGCGCGCAGCGAATACAAGGCGTCGCCCGACGGCCATTCGCACTGA
- a CDS encoding NUDIX hydrolase codes for MTLPDPADFPVRAVPLAPLAKERATIICHRNQRVLLVARGRASRWTLPGGVIRRGESALDAAHRELREETGLADLELAYFFYVDGSVKRHHVFVASLPRGAHACPGREIALCRWVGIDAVSHWPASAPTQRIIRQFAGLCAASDLQPRALTRLSSSR; via the coding sequence ATGACGCTACCCGACCCGGCCGATTTCCCTGTTCGCGCGGTGCCCTTGGCGCCATTGGCCAAGGAACGCGCCACGATCATCTGCCATCGCAACCAGCGTGTGCTGCTGGTCGCGCGCGGGCGAGCGTCGCGCTGGACGTTGCCGGGCGGCGTGATTCGGCGCGGCGAATCGGCGCTCGACGCCGCGCATCGCGAACTTCGGGAGGAAACGGGGCTCGCCGATCTCGAACTCGCGTATTTCTTCTACGTGGACGGCAGCGTGAAACGCCATCACGTCTTCGTCGCGAGCCTGCCGCGCGGCGCGCACGCGTGCCCGGGCCGGGAAATCGCGCTGTGCCGCTGGGTCGGTATCGACGCGGTATCGCACTGGCCGGCCAGCGCGCCGACGCAGCGCATCATCCGTCAGTTCGCCGGCCTGTGCGCCGCGAGCGACCTGCAACCGCGCGCGCTCACGCGCCTTTCGTCGTCTCGTTGA
- a CDS encoding HlyD family secretion protein, translated as MPDAILCPLSVRERWCVAVRRALTPGPRRTGAPDAFAPAVAGVALSTPMRPMRVPWPALAPAFERWSTAIARAGDGQSGGGSGSGAAPGRNGEHSTDAPGGGGGDDHPHDDRGGRTGGDGDGNDGDGERKRPGKKPLIILGAVVLVLLIGGLVWWFATRNQESTDDAYTDGNAIAVAPHVSGYVTRLAVDDNTFVRRGDVLVEIDPRDYRAQVDAAQAQLGLAQAQLDAARVQLDIARVQYPAQYRQARAQIESAEAAYRQALAAQSRQRAVDARATSQQAIDAADAQRATADANVAMAQAQARTASLVPQQIRQAETAVEERRQQVLQARAQLETANLNLSYCEMRAPSDGWVTRRNVQLGSFLQPGTSIFSIVTPRVWVTANFKESQLERMRIGDRVDVSVDAYPDLDLHGHVDSIQLGSGSRFSAFPTENATGNFVKIVQRVPVKIVLDGPLPTRPPLGLGLSAVPTVHLK; from the coding sequence ATGCCCGATGCGATCCTGTGCCCGTTGTCCGTTCGTGAGCGATGGTGCGTCGCGGTCCGGCGCGCGTTGACGCCCGGACCGCGACGCACCGGCGCGCCGGACGCGTTCGCGCCGGCGGTGGCCGGTGTCGCCCTGTCGACGCCGATGAGGCCGATGCGCGTGCCGTGGCCGGCGTTAGCGCCTGCGTTCGAGCGCTGGTCCACCGCCATCGCCCGTGCAGGCGACGGCCAGTCCGGCGGCGGCAGCGGCTCGGGCGCCGCGCCAGGCCGCAACGGCGAGCACTCGACCGACGCGCCGGGCGGCGGCGGCGGCGACGACCATCCGCACGACGATCGCGGCGGCCGCACCGGCGGCGACGGGGATGGCAACGACGGCGACGGCGAACGCAAGCGGCCCGGCAAGAAGCCGCTGATCATCCTGGGCGCGGTGGTGTTGGTGCTGCTCATCGGCGGGCTCGTGTGGTGGTTCGCGACGCGCAACCAGGAAAGCACCGACGATGCGTATACCGACGGCAACGCGATCGCGGTCGCGCCGCACGTGTCCGGCTACGTGACGCGCCTGGCGGTCGACGACAACACCTTCGTGCGGCGCGGCGACGTGCTCGTCGAGATCGATCCGCGCGACTACCGCGCGCAGGTCGACGCGGCGCAGGCCCAGCTCGGTCTCGCGCAGGCGCAGCTCGACGCGGCGCGCGTGCAGCTCGATATCGCGCGCGTGCAGTATCCGGCCCAGTACCGGCAGGCGCGCGCGCAGATCGAATCGGCGGAAGCCGCGTACCGGCAGGCGCTCGCCGCGCAGTCCCGCCAGCGGGCGGTCGATGCGCGCGCAACCTCGCAGCAGGCGATCGACGCGGCCGATGCGCAGCGCGCGACCGCCGACGCGAACGTCGCGATGGCCCAGGCGCAGGCGCGCACCGCGAGCCTCGTGCCGCAGCAGATCCGGCAGGCCGAGACGGCCGTCGAGGAACGCCGCCAGCAGGTGCTGCAGGCACGCGCGCAGCTCGAGACGGCCAACCTGAACCTGTCGTACTGCGAGATGCGCGCGCCGTCCGACGGCTGGGTCACGCGGCGCAACGTGCAACTGGGCTCGTTCCTGCAACCTGGCACGTCGATCTTCTCGATCGTCACGCCGCGCGTGTGGGTCACCGCGAATTTCAAGGAGTCGCAGCTCGAGCGGATGCGCATCGGCGACCGCGTCGACGTGTCGGTCGACGCGTATCCCGATCTCGACCTGCACGGCCACGTCGACAGCATCCAGCTCGGCAGCGGCTCGCGCTTCTCCGCGTTCCCGACCGAGAACGCGACCGGCAACTTCGTGAAGATCGTGCAGCGCGTGCCGGTGAAGATCGTGCTCGATGGCCCGCTGCCGACCCGTCCACCGCTCGGTCTCGGCCTGTCGGCCGTGCCGACCGTTCACCTCAAATGA
- a CDS encoding DHA2 family efflux MFS transporter permease subunit → MSRPPERGGASGGTWRPAANPWLIAIVVTLAAFMEVLDTTIVNVALPHIAGTMSASYDEATWTLTSYLVANGIVLPISGFLGRLLGRKRYFLLCIAAFTVCSFLCGVATNLGELIVFRVLQGLFGGGLQPNQQSIILDTFPPEQRNRAFSISAIAIVVAPVLGPTLGGWITDHFSWRWVFLLNVPIGALTVLAVMQLVEDPPWRRGAERGISIDYIGIGLLAIGLGCLQVMLDRGEDEDWFGSNFIRVFAVLSVLGLVGATLWLLRTKKPVVDLSCLRDRNFALGCVTIATFAAVLYGSAVIVPQLAQQRLGYTATLAGLVLSPGALLITLEIPLVSRLMPHVQTRYLVGFGFVLLCGSLIYSRTLVPDIDYTHLMMIRCAQSLAIGFMFVPITTLAYLTVPQRLNDDASALFTMFRNVAGSIGISVSTALIRERTQARMAHLSTHMSTLSQNFQDALQENARAIGALTGAQPSAALQTANGRLYQTFIEQATILAYIDVFAILAVFCAFSIPLTFLFSSAKAAGGAGGH, encoded by the coding sequence ATGAGCCGGCCGCCCGAGCGCGGCGGCGCGTCCGGCGGCACCTGGCGACCCGCCGCGAACCCGTGGCTCATCGCGATCGTCGTCACGCTCGCCGCGTTCATGGAAGTGCTCGACACGACGATCGTCAACGTCGCGCTGCCGCACATCGCCGGCACGATGTCGGCGAGCTACGACGAGGCGACCTGGACGCTCACGTCGTATCTCGTCGCGAACGGCATCGTGCTGCCGATTTCGGGGTTCCTCGGGCGGCTGCTCGGCCGCAAGCGCTACTTCCTGCTGTGCATCGCCGCGTTTACCGTGTGCTCGTTCCTGTGCGGCGTCGCGACCAACCTCGGCGAACTGATCGTGTTCCGCGTGCTGCAAGGGCTGTTCGGCGGCGGGCTGCAGCCGAACCAGCAGTCGATCATCCTCGATACGTTTCCGCCCGAGCAGCGCAACCGCGCGTTCTCGATCTCGGCGATCGCGATCGTCGTCGCGCCGGTGCTCGGGCCGACGCTCGGCGGCTGGATCACCGACCATTTCTCGTGGCGCTGGGTGTTCCTGCTCAACGTGCCGATCGGCGCGCTGACCGTGCTCGCGGTGATGCAGCTCGTCGAGGACCCGCCGTGGCGGCGCGGCGCCGAACGCGGGATCTCGATCGACTACATCGGCATCGGGCTGCTCGCGATCGGCCTCGGCTGCCTGCAGGTGATGCTCGATCGCGGCGAGGACGAGGACTGGTTCGGCTCGAACTTCATCCGCGTCTTCGCCGTGCTGTCCGTGCTCGGGCTGGTCGGCGCGACGCTGTGGCTGCTGCGTACGAAGAAACCGGTGGTCGACCTGTCGTGCCTGCGCGACCGCAATTTCGCGCTCGGCTGCGTGACGATCGCGACGTTCGCGGCCGTGCTGTACGGCAGCGCGGTGATCGTGCCGCAGCTCGCGCAGCAGCGTCTCGGCTACACGGCGACGCTCGCGGGGCTCGTGCTGTCGCCCGGCGCGCTGCTGATCACGCTCGAGATTCCGCTCGTGAGCCGGCTGATGCCGCACGTGCAGACGCGCTATCTGGTCGGATTCGGCTTCGTGCTGCTGTGCGGCTCGCTGATCTATTCGCGCACACTGGTGCCGGACATCGATTACACGCACCTGATGATGATCCGGTGCGCGCAGTCGCTCGCGATCGGCTTCATGTTCGTGCCGATCACGACGCTCGCGTACCTGACCGTGCCGCAGCGGCTCAACGACGATGCGTCCGCGCTGTTCACGATGTTCCGCAACGTCGCGGGCTCGATCGGCATCTCGGTGTCGACCGCGCTGATCCGCGAGCGCACGCAGGCGCGCATGGCGCACCTGTCCACGCACATGTCGACGCTGTCGCAGAACTTCCAGGACGCGTTGCAGGAGAATGCGCGCGCGATCGGCGCGCTGACGGGCGCGCAGCCGTCGGCCGCGCTGCAGACCGCGAACGGGCGGCTGTACCAGACCTTCATCGAACAGGCGACGATCCTCGCGTATATCGACGTGTTCGCGATCCTCGCGGTGTTCTGCGCGTTCAGCATTCCGCTGACGTTCCTGTTCTCGTCGGCGAAGGCCGCGGGCGGCGCGGGAGGGCATTGA
- a CDS encoding efflux transporter outer membrane subunit has product MTMHRRGRRRHSLPARGIAAMLAACAVLAGCIVGPDFKPPQADAPANWHDLQAANAASPASGASAASAASAPGAHAPSSPVTSADPDPRWWRAFGDPLLDQLVERAAHDNLDVQAAVLRIAQARAQVRAAAAQGLPDVRATASYQREQLGLKGIVEEQGIDQRVDRLGAPGSPLDRFGPGTGASVQQGARGALDALEAPVNLWQAGFDASWELDLFGRVRRSVEAAGAQTSAAIASRDDALLSLEAEVAQTYLQLRGAQAQRALADDLQRAQRELLDLTREQAAHGLASDLDVRSADARLAQIRAQLPQFDQQIVLLRNGLAYLVGGAPGALDDWLDAPRALPDVPPTVPVGLPSTLARRRPDIRRAEAELHAATADVGVAVAQFYPDISLTGQVGLRASHVRELAHWSHLFYSFGPAISLPIFSGGQLVSNLRLSQARQAEAALAYRQAVLVALRDVDNALAVYRTDQARAAALDDAVKAEQGALDLARDRYRKGLSPFLDVLDAERQWSEGRQQAEQGALQKTTDLVALYKALGGGWQAGSGTNSDAGAEAARTR; this is encoded by the coding sequence ATGACGATGCATCGACGCGGCCGTCGCCGACATTCGCTACCTGCACGCGGGATCGCCGCGATGCTCGCCGCCTGCGCGGTGCTGGCGGGCTGTATCGTCGGACCGGATTTCAAGCCGCCGCAGGCGGACGCGCCGGCCAACTGGCATGACTTGCAGGCCGCGAACGCGGCATCGCCGGCATCGGGCGCGTCAGCGGCATCGGCTGCATCGGCCCCCGGCGCGCATGCGCCGTCGTCGCCGGTGACGAGCGCCGATCCCGATCCGCGCTGGTGGCGCGCGTTCGGCGATCCGTTGCTCGACCAGCTCGTCGAGCGTGCCGCACATGACAACCTCGACGTGCAGGCCGCCGTGCTGCGCATTGCCCAGGCACGCGCGCAGGTCCGCGCGGCCGCCGCGCAGGGTTTGCCGGACGTGCGTGCGACGGCGAGCTACCAGCGCGAACAACTCGGCCTGAAAGGGATCGTCGAGGAGCAGGGCATCGACCAGCGGGTCGATCGTCTCGGCGCGCCGGGCTCGCCGCTCGACCGGTTCGGGCCGGGCACCGGCGCGAGCGTGCAGCAAGGCGCGCGCGGCGCGCTCGATGCGCTCGAAGCGCCGGTCAACCTGTGGCAGGCCGGGTTCGACGCATCGTGGGAGCTGGACCTGTTCGGCCGGGTGCGTCGCTCGGTCGAGGCGGCCGGCGCGCAGACGAGCGCGGCGATCGCGAGCCGCGACGATGCGCTGCTGTCGCTGGAGGCCGAAGTCGCGCAAACCTATCTGCAACTGCGCGGCGCGCAAGCGCAGCGCGCGCTGGCCGACGATCTGCAACGCGCGCAGCGTGAACTGCTCGACCTGACGCGCGAGCAGGCCGCGCACGGTCTCGCGAGCGATCTCGACGTGCGCAGCGCCGACGCGCGGCTTGCGCAGATTCGCGCGCAACTGCCGCAGTTCGACCAGCAGATCGTGCTGCTGCGCAACGGGCTCGCGTATCTGGTGGGCGGCGCGCCGGGCGCGCTCGACGACTGGCTCGACGCGCCGCGCGCGTTGCCGGACGTGCCGCCGACCGTGCCGGTCGGGCTGCCGTCGACGCTCGCGCGCCGGCGGCCCGACATCCGACGCGCGGAGGCCGAACTGCATGCGGCCACCGCCGACGTCGGCGTCGCGGTCGCGCAGTTCTATCCGGACATCTCGTTGACCGGGCAAGTCGGGCTGCGTGCGTCGCACGTGCGCGAACTCGCGCACTGGTCGCACCTGTTCTATTCGTTCGGGCCGGCCATCTCGCTGCCGATCTTCTCCGGCGGGCAGCTCGTGTCGAACCTGCGGCTGTCGCAGGCGCGCCAGGCGGAAGCCGCGCTCGCCTACCGACAGGCCGTGCTCGTCGCGCTGCGCGACGTCGACAATGCGCTGGCCGTGTACCGCACCGACCAGGCGCGCGCGGCCGCGCTCGACGATGCGGTGAAGGCCGAACAGGGCGCGCTGGATCTCGCGCGCGATCGCTACAGGAAAGGGCTGTCGCCGTTCCTCGACGTGCTGGACGCCGAGCGGCAATGGTCGGAAGGTCGGCAGCAGGCCGAGCAGGGCGCGTTGCAGAAGACGACCGATCTCGTCGCGCTGTACAAGGCGCTCGGCGGCGGATGGCAGGCTGGCTCGGGCACGAACTCGGATGCGGGGGCAGAGGCGGCACGCACCAGATAG
- a CDS encoding response regulator: MPIRILLVEDDVPLSALIADYLRKHHYRVETLFDGAGAVPAIVASRPDLVLLDVNLPGKDGFEICREARMHYDGIVIMVTGRDEPFDELLGLELGADDFLRKPVEPRLLLARIKAQLRRTRVPAGEPVPDSPQRYVFGKFSIDRADRRVHLPDGSMPRLTSTEFDLLWALVCRAGEVVSREDLTLLLRGIAFDGLDRSIDGRISKLRRKLRDDANEPKRIKTIRSKGYQFSKHAWD; the protein is encoded by the coding sequence ATGCCCATTCGAATCCTGCTCGTCGAAGACGACGTCCCGCTGTCCGCGCTGATCGCCGACTATCTGCGCAAGCATCATTACCGGGTCGAGACGTTGTTCGACGGCGCCGGCGCGGTGCCGGCGATCGTCGCGAGCCGCCCCGATCTCGTGCTGCTCGACGTCAACCTGCCGGGCAAGGACGGCTTCGAGATCTGCCGCGAGGCGCGCATGCATTACGACGGCATCGTCATCATGGTGACGGGCCGCGACGAGCCGTTCGACGAATTGCTCGGCCTGGAACTCGGCGCGGACGACTTTCTCCGCAAGCCGGTCGAGCCGCGCCTGCTGCTCGCGCGGATCAAGGCGCAGTTACGGCGTACGCGCGTGCCGGCCGGCGAGCCCGTGCCGGATTCGCCGCAGCGATACGTGTTCGGCAAGTTCTCGATCGACCGGGCCGACCGTCGCGTACATCTTCCCGACGGCAGCATGCCGCGCCTGACGTCGACCGAATTCGACCTGCTGTGGGCGCTCGTATGCCGCGCGGGCGAGGTGGTCAGCCGGGAAGACCTGACGCTGCTGCTGCGCGGCATCGCGTTCGACGGCCTCGATCGCTCGATCGACGGCCGCATCTCGAAGCTGCGCCGCAAGCTGCGCGACGATGCGAACGAACCGAAACGGATCAAGACCATCCGCTCGAAGGGCTATCAGTTCAGCAAGCACGCATGGGATTGA
- a CDS encoding GNAT family N-acetyltransferase — protein MERPMTFSAVPPVSSPPVLDTPRLILEGHPLGDFDALAAMWAEPGVVAHIFNGTPSTPRDSWMRMLAYRGLWPLLGYGYWAIREKASGRYVGDLGFADFHRNIEPPIRGVPEAGWALATWAQGNGYATEALAAALAWLDAQQRFERSVCLIAPTNVASIRVAEKAGYGEPRRIRFNDADSLMFSRKSR, from the coding sequence ATGGAACGCCCGATGACATTCAGCGCCGTGCCACCCGTCTCGTCCCCGCCCGTTCTCGACACGCCGCGCCTGATTCTCGAAGGCCATCCGCTCGGCGACTTCGACGCACTCGCCGCGATGTGGGCGGAGCCCGGCGTCGTCGCGCACATCTTCAACGGCACGCCCTCCACACCGCGCGACTCGTGGATGCGCATGCTCGCGTATCGCGGGCTGTGGCCGCTGCTCGGCTATGGCTACTGGGCGATTCGCGAAAAGGCGTCGGGCCGTTATGTCGGCGATCTCGGCTTCGCGGATTTTCATCGGAACATCGAGCCGCCGATTCGCGGCGTACCGGAAGCCGGCTGGGCGCTGGCGACGTGGGCGCAAGGCAATGGCTACGCGACCGAGGCGCTCGCGGCCGCGCTCGCATGGCTCGACGCACAGCAGCGGTTCGAGCGCAGCGTGTGCCTGATCGCGCCGACCAACGTCGCCTCGATCCGGGTCGCGGAGAAAGCCGGTTACGGCGAGCCGCGGCGCATCCGCTTCAACGACGCCGATTCGCTGATGTTCTCGCGCAAGAGCCGGTAA
- a CDS encoding HPr family phosphocarrier protein, with translation MYVQIGPAWNRNRGRAARDATVDAARRFDSDIQLIANGHGSNAKDSGAIASLQVHGGTSVQVLATGPDEEAALQALLPLLQAG, from the coding sequence GTGTACGTTCAAATCGGCCCCGCATGGAACCGCAATCGAGGCCGCGCCGCGCGCGACGCGACCGTCGACGCGGCACGCCGTTTCGACAGCGATATCCAGCTGATCGCGAACGGGCACGGCAGCAACGCAAAAGACAGCGGCGCGATCGCGTCGCTGCAGGTTCACGGCGGCACGTCGGTCCAGGTGCTCGCCACCGGCCCCGACGAGGAAGCGGCGCTGCAGGCGCTGTTGCCGTTGCTGCAAGCAGGCTGA
- a CDS encoding zinc ribbon domain-containing protein YjdM, with amino-acid sequence MEAAMNAPACPQCAMENTYPDGTLTVCADCGHEWSADAGAEAGDEPAGDVVKDANGNVLSDGDSVVLIKDLRVKGSSITLKMGTKVKSIRLVGGDHEVDCKTDMGGFMLKACYLKKV; translated from the coding sequence ATGGAAGCTGCAATGAATGCCCCCGCCTGCCCGCAATGCGCGATGGAGAACACTTACCCGGATGGCACACTGACCGTGTGCGCGGACTGCGGCCATGAATGGTCGGCCGACGCCGGCGCCGAGGCCGGCGACGAACCGGCGGGCGACGTCGTCAAGGACGCCAACGGCAACGTGCTGTCGGACGGCGATTCGGTCGTGCTGATCAAGGACCTGCGCGTGAAGGGTTCGTCGATCACGCTGAAAATGGGCACCAAGGTCAAGAGCATCCGGCTCGTTGGCGGCGATCATGAAGTCGACTGCAAGACCGACATGGGCGGCTTCATGCTGAAGGCGTGCTATCTGAAGAAGGTCTGA
- a CDS encoding spermidine synthase-like protein: MAEDRTSYDAFVRFLATPLNDGRPFVLETQHAVSLHFDHFGTQSFMSLRDPVRLALGYTRVMMGFLLLQAEPAHICMLGLGGGSLAKYCYRYLPGTTLDAVEINPDVIALRDVFRIPADDARFRVVCADGADHLERADVRTDVILHDAFVADGRRGRCTGGTFLDMCRARLSESGVLAINFMDDDPALPEHLEQLRSVFGSSYALVPCGDDNNFVAFAWKDGSRLPSLRILLERALACPQAGELKLAATARRMKHGEGIDPRRLVWRAQSHERWEIGA, from the coding sequence ATGGCCGAGGATCGAACTTCCTACGACGCGTTCGTCAGGTTCCTGGCGACGCCGCTGAACGACGGCCGGCCGTTCGTGCTGGAGACGCAGCACGCGGTCTCGCTGCACTTCGATCATTTCGGCACCCAGAGCTTCATGTCGCTGCGCGATCCGGTGCGGCTCGCGCTCGGCTATACGCGCGTGATGATGGGTTTCCTGCTGTTGCAGGCCGAGCCGGCGCACATCTGCATGCTCGGGCTCGGCGGCGGGTCGCTCGCGAAGTACTGCTACCGCTACCTGCCGGGCACGACGCTCGACGCGGTCGAGATCAATCCGGACGTGATCGCGCTGCGCGACGTGTTCAGGATTCCTGCCGATGATGCGCGTTTTCGCGTGGTGTGCGCGGACGGCGCGGATCATCTCGAGCGGGCGGACGTCCGGACGGACGTGATCCTGCACGATGCGTTCGTCGCCGACGGGAGGCGCGGGCGCTGTACGGGCGGCACATTTCTCGATATGTGCCGCGCGCGCCTGAGCGAATCCGGCGTGCTCGCGATCAACTTCATGGACGACGATCCGGCCTTGCCGGAGCACCTCGAGCAACTGCGATCGGTATTCGGTTCGTCGTATGCGCTGGTGCCGTGTGGCGACGACAACAACTTCGTTGCATTCGCGTGGAAGGACGGCAGCCGGCTGCCGTCGTTGCGTATCCTGCTGGAGCGGGCGCTCGCCTGCCCGCAGGCCGGCGAACTGAAGCTTGCTGCCACCGCGCGGCGCATGAAGCACGGCGAGGGCATCGATCCGCGGCGGCTGGTGTGGCGTGCGCAATCGCACGAACGTTGGGAGATCGGCGCGTAA
- a CDS encoding ribbon-helix-helix protein, CopG family, whose amino-acid sequence METKTARLTVLIDPAKKEAFEMLCAEQDLTPSQVVRQLIREYLNRHGVTYKTRSAIGKRVK is encoded by the coding sequence ATGGAAACGAAAACCGCCCGCCTGACCGTCCTGATCGATCCCGCGAAGAAGGAAGCCTTCGAGATGCTCTGCGCGGAGCAGGATCTTACGCCGTCGCAAGTCGTCCGGCAGTTGATCCGCGAATATCTCAACCGGCACGGCGTCACGTACAAGACCCGCAGCGCGATCGGCAAGCGCGTGAAGTAA